The following proteins are encoded in a genomic region of Brachypodium distachyon strain Bd21 chromosome 1, Brachypodium_distachyon_v3.0, whole genome shotgun sequence:
- the LOC100846275 gene encoding uncharacterized protein LOC100846275 isoform X2 — MAVASLQCYPLLNSPPLSVSRSISARTPAHRRAVGARWRLQRCCRSQSAESRSQDSQPQLERLFSNVNQATMKHEPGSVTGSIFLVAGTTVGAGILAIPAVTQEAGFLASAVTCIFCWIYMIVTGLLVAEVNVNTMCELGSGGVSLVSMAKRTLGTFGVRTACFSYLFIHYALLVAYVARSSDIITNALGIPLWESAALFSLAFGGLCYFGSQQVIGAVNGFLVFSIIASFTSLVVVASGNIQLSSLLETNFAAAPQSIPIIALSFVYQNVVPVLCTNLEGDLSKVRKAIVLGTAIPLVLFLVWDAVILGTIPGLAGSGTIADPLEQLRSSNGIVGPIVEAFSFLAIGTSYIGFVLGLSDFIADFLVLFGVFPAAMSWSERYSDELEAPVPPIVPGGKVTLSFVMGGALIVIFSEIFKDIMQLQGLH; from the exons ATGGCGGTAGCATCTCTCCAGTGCTACCCTCTGCTGAACTCACCACCACTGTCCGTTTCGCGCTCTATCTCTGCAAGGACACCAGCGCACAGAAGAGCAGTAGGAGCAAGGTGGAGGCTGCAACGATGCTGCCGTTCCCAGTCTGCCGAGAGTCGATCACAGGATTCGCAGCCACAGCTGGAGCGCCTCTTCTCCAATGTCAACCAGGCAACCATGAAGCATGAGCCTG GGAGTGTTACTGGTTCCATCTTTCTTGTGGCTGGCACAACG GTAGGGGCAGGTATCCTTGCAATCCCCGCAGTCACACAGGAAGCTGGATTCTTGGCCTCAGCAGTCACATGCATTTTCTGCTGGATATATATG ATTGTAACAGGGTTGTTAGTTGCTGAAGTAAATGTCAATACGATGTGCGAACTAGGATCTGGAGGTGTCTCCCTG GTTTCAATGGCCAAGCGCACTCTAGGGACATTTGGAGTACGAACAGCTTG CTTTTCATATTTGTTTATACACTATGCACTTCTTGTTGCATATGTGGCACGCTCTTCAGATATCATAACAAACGCACTGGGCATTCCCTT ATGGGAGAGTGCTGCCCTGTTCTCACTGGCTTTTGGGGGGTTATGTTACTTTGGAAG TCAGCAAGTCATTGGTGCGGTGAATGGGTTTTTGGTGTTCAGTATCATAGCATCCTTCACATCTCTTGTG GTGGTGGCAAGTGGAAACATACAGTTGAGTTCTCTTCTTGAAACAAattttgctgctgctccccagAGTATACCAATAATTGCTCTTTCATTTGTATACCAG AATGTAGTCCCTGTTCTGTGTACAAATTTGGAGGGAGACCTGTCAAAAGTAAG AAAGGCCATTGTATTAGGTACTGCCATACCCCTTGTCCTGTTTCTCGTATGGGATGCTGTCATCCTGGGGACAATTCCGGGGCTTGCAGGGAGTGGGACTATTGCTGATCCATTGGAACAACTTAGGTCAAGTAACGGAATAGTGGGG CCTATCGTTGAGGCATTCTCATTTCTTGCAATAGGCACATCATACATTGGATTTGTTCTTGGACTCTCAGATTTCATAGCAGACT TTCTAGTGCTCTTTGGAGTTTTTCCTGCAGCTATGTCATGGTCAGAGAGGTACTCAGATGAATTGGAAGCTCCAGTACCTCCTATAGTTCCAGGAGGAAAAGTTACCCTATCATTTGTTATGGGTGGTGCCTTGATCGTAATTTTTTCAGAGATTTTCAAGGACATAATGCAGTTACAAGGACTACATTGA
- the LOC100846275 gene encoding uncharacterized protein LOC100846275 isoform X1 — protein sequence MAVASLQCYPLLNSPPLSVSRSISARTPAHRRAVGARWRLQRCCRSQSAESRSQDSQPQLERLFSNVNQATMKHEPGSVTGSIFLVAGTTVGAGILAIPAVTQEAGFLASAVTCIFCWIYMIVTGLLVAEVNVNTMCELGSGGVSLVSMAKRTLGTFGVRTACFSYLFIHYALLVAYVARSSDIITNALGIPLWESAALFSLAFGGLCYFGSQQVIGAVNGFLVFSIIASFTSLVVVASGNIQLSSLLETNFAAAPQSIPIIALSFVYQNVVPVLCTNLEGDLSKVRKAIVLGTAIPLVLFLVWDAVILGTIPGLAGSGTIADPLEQLRSSNGIVGPIVEAFSFLAIGTSYIGFVLGLSDFIADLLKLPSGQNKPLTYLVTLLPPLVLSLLDPEIFFKALDFAGTYGVLVLFGVFPAAMSWSERYSDELEAPVPPIVPGGKVTLSFVMGGALIVIFSEIFKDIMQLQGLH from the exons ATGGCGGTAGCATCTCTCCAGTGCTACCCTCTGCTGAACTCACCACCACTGTCCGTTTCGCGCTCTATCTCTGCAAGGACACCAGCGCACAGAAGAGCAGTAGGAGCAAGGTGGAGGCTGCAACGATGCTGCCGTTCCCAGTCTGCCGAGAGTCGATCACAGGATTCGCAGCCACAGCTGGAGCGCCTCTTCTCCAATGTCAACCAGGCAACCATGAAGCATGAGCCTG GGAGTGTTACTGGTTCCATCTTTCTTGTGGCTGGCACAACG GTAGGGGCAGGTATCCTTGCAATCCCCGCAGTCACACAGGAAGCTGGATTCTTGGCCTCAGCAGTCACATGCATTTTCTGCTGGATATATATG ATTGTAACAGGGTTGTTAGTTGCTGAAGTAAATGTCAATACGATGTGCGAACTAGGATCTGGAGGTGTCTCCCTG GTTTCAATGGCCAAGCGCACTCTAGGGACATTTGGAGTACGAACAGCTTG CTTTTCATATTTGTTTATACACTATGCACTTCTTGTTGCATATGTGGCACGCTCTTCAGATATCATAACAAACGCACTGGGCATTCCCTT ATGGGAGAGTGCTGCCCTGTTCTCACTGGCTTTTGGGGGGTTATGTTACTTTGGAAG TCAGCAAGTCATTGGTGCGGTGAATGGGTTTTTGGTGTTCAGTATCATAGCATCCTTCACATCTCTTGTG GTGGTGGCAAGTGGAAACATACAGTTGAGTTCTCTTCTTGAAACAAattttgctgctgctccccagAGTATACCAATAATTGCTCTTTCATTTGTATACCAG AATGTAGTCCCTGTTCTGTGTACAAATTTGGAGGGAGACCTGTCAAAAGTAAG AAAGGCCATTGTATTAGGTACTGCCATACCCCTTGTCCTGTTTCTCGTATGGGATGCTGTCATCCTGGGGACAATTCCGGGGCTTGCAGGGAGTGGGACTATTGCTGATCCATTGGAACAACTTAGGTCAAGTAACGGAATAGTGGGG CCTATCGTTGAGGCATTCTCATTTCTTGCAATAGGCACATCATACATTGGATTTGTTCTTGGACTCTCAGATTTCATAGCAGACT TGCTTAAACTACCAAGTGGGCAGAACAAACCTCTGACATACCTTGTAACTTTGCTCCCTCCGCTTGTTCTGTCATTGCTTGATCCAGAGATATTTTTCAAAGCACTGGACTTTGCAGGAACTTACGGAG TTCTAGTGCTCTTTGGAGTTTTTCCTGCAGCTATGTCATGGTCAGAGAGGTACTCAGATGAATTGGAAGCTCCAGTACCTCCTATAGTTCCAGGAGGAAAAGTTACCCTATCATTTGTTATGGGTGGTGCCTTGATCGTAATTTTTTCAGAGATTTTCAAGGACATAATGCAGTTACAAGGACTACATTGA
- the LOC100846275 gene encoding uncharacterized protein LOC100846275 isoform X3 encodes MCELGSGGVSLVSMAKRTLGTFGVRTACFSYLFIHYALLVAYVARSSDIITNALGIPLWESAALFSLAFGGLCYFGSQQVIGAVNGFLVFSIIASFTSLVVVASGNIQLSSLLETNFAAAPQSIPIIALSFVYQNVVPVLCTNLEGDLSKVRKAIVLGTAIPLVLFLVWDAVILGTIPGLAGSGTIADPLEQLRSSNGIVGPIVEAFSFLAIGTSYIGFVLGLSDFIADLLKLPSGQNKPLTYLVTLLPPLVLSLLDPEIFFKALDFAGTYGVLVLFGVFPAAMSWSERYSDELEAPVPPIVPGGKVTLSFVMGGALIVIFSEIFKDIMQLQGLH; translated from the exons ATGTGCGAACTAGGATCTGGAGGTGTCTCCCTG GTTTCAATGGCCAAGCGCACTCTAGGGACATTTGGAGTACGAACAGCTTG CTTTTCATATTTGTTTATACACTATGCACTTCTTGTTGCATATGTGGCACGCTCTTCAGATATCATAACAAACGCACTGGGCATTCCCTT ATGGGAGAGTGCTGCCCTGTTCTCACTGGCTTTTGGGGGGTTATGTTACTTTGGAAG TCAGCAAGTCATTGGTGCGGTGAATGGGTTTTTGGTGTTCAGTATCATAGCATCCTTCACATCTCTTGTG GTGGTGGCAAGTGGAAACATACAGTTGAGTTCTCTTCTTGAAACAAattttgctgctgctccccagAGTATACCAATAATTGCTCTTTCATTTGTATACCAG AATGTAGTCCCTGTTCTGTGTACAAATTTGGAGGGAGACCTGTCAAAAGTAAG AAAGGCCATTGTATTAGGTACTGCCATACCCCTTGTCCTGTTTCTCGTATGGGATGCTGTCATCCTGGGGACAATTCCGGGGCTTGCAGGGAGTGGGACTATTGCTGATCCATTGGAACAACTTAGGTCAAGTAACGGAATAGTGGGG CCTATCGTTGAGGCATTCTCATTTCTTGCAATAGGCACATCATACATTGGATTTGTTCTTGGACTCTCAGATTTCATAGCAGACT TGCTTAAACTACCAAGTGGGCAGAACAAACCTCTGACATACCTTGTAACTTTGCTCCCTCCGCTTGTTCTGTCATTGCTTGATCCAGAGATATTTTTCAAAGCACTGGACTTTGCAGGAACTTACGGAG TTCTAGTGCTCTTTGGAGTTTTTCCTGCAGCTATGTCATGGTCAGAGAGGTACTCAGATGAATTGGAAGCTCCAGTACCTCCTATAGTTCCAGGAGGAAAAGTTACCCTATCATTTGTTATGGGTGGTGCCTTGATCGTAATTTTTTCAGAGATTTTCAAGGACATAATGCAGTTACAAGGACTACATTGA
- the LOC100846579 gene encoding putative pentatricopeptide repeat-containing protein At5g40405: MQLSRLNQQTFLSLLKSAASASPSAYSHHLPSLHAVCTKLGFLLCTRTNNAFIQGYCSAGRVTDARRVFDGMPRRDTVSFNSMIHGYAVSGDVGSAQRLFERVLAPTPVTWTSMVAGFCRAGDVESARRVFEEMPERDLVSWNAMISGCVGNRLPVEALCLFRWMMEEGFVPNRGTVVSVLSACTGAGALETGKWVHVFVEKKRLRWDEFLGTALVDMYAKCGAVELALEVFTGLRARNTCTWNAMINGLAMNGYSAKALDMFRQMELNGTVAPDEVTFVGVLLACSHAGFVDAGKEHFYTIPQKYGVELILEHYACMVDLLARSGHLQEAHKLITEMPMKPDVVVWRALLGGCRLHKNVKMAENVISEMEATCSGDHVLLSNLYAAVGRWNGVEDVRRTMRSKGIEKIPGCSSVEMDGSIHEFISGDKSHPSYDDIHAKLIEIGGRMQQHGYVTETAEVFYDIEDEEKEQALGYHSEKLAIAFGLIGGPPEATIRIVKNLRFCTDCHSFAKLVSKIYHREIVVRDRARFHHFRGGACSCNDFW, encoded by the coding sequence ATGCAGTTATCCCGCCTGAACCAGCAAaccttcctctccctcctcaaatccgccgcctccgcctccccctccgcctACTCTCACCACCTCCCCAGCCTCCACGCCGTCTGCACCAAGCTCGGGTTCCTCCTCTGCACGCGCACCAACAATGCCTTCATCCAGGGGTACTGCTCCGCGGGCCGTGTCACCGACGCGCGCAGGGTGTTCGACGGGATGCCGCGCCGGGACACGGTCTCGTTCAACTCCATGATCCACGGCTACGCTGTGTCCGGCGATGTCGGCTCGGCGCAGAGGCTCTTTGAGCGGGTACTGGCGCCGACACCCGTCACGTGGACGTCGATGGTCGCTGGGTTCTGCCGCGCTGGGGACGTCGAGTCGGCTCGCCGCGTCTTCGAGGAGATGCCGGAGAGGGACCTGGTCTCTTGGAACGCCATGATATCTGGGTGCGTGGGGAACAGGCTGCCTGTCGAGGCCTTATGTCTGTTCCGGTGGATGATGGAGGAAGGGTTCGTGCCGAACCGTGGGACGGTTGTCAGCGTGCTGTCGGCCTGCACGGGCGCTGGGGCATTGGAGACAGGGAAATGGGTCCATGTGTTTGTTGAAAAGAAGAGGCTCCGGTGGGATGAGTTTTTGGGCACGGCGCTTGTTGACATGTATGCCAAGTGCGGCGCTGTGGAGCTTGCACTGGAAGTGTTCACTGGCTTGAGAGCGAGGAACACATGTACCTGGAATGCTATGATCAATGGCTTGGCCATGAATGGCTACTCAGCGAAGGCATTGGACATGTTTCGCCAAATGGAACTCAATGGAACGGTGGCACCGGATGAAGTGACCTTTGTGGGAGTTCTGTTGGCTTGTAGCCATGCTGGATTTGTGGATGCAGGAAAGGAGCATTTCTACACTATTCCCCAAAAGTATGGCGTAGAGTTAATCCTTGAGCATTATGCGTGCATGGTAGATCTCCTTGCCCGGTCTGGTCATCTACAAGAAGCACACAAGCTCATTACAGAAATGCCAATGAAGCCTGATGTTGTTGTCTGGAGAGCTTTGCTTGGTGGATGCCGGCTCCACAAGAACGTCAAGATGGCCGAAAATGTCATAAGTGAAATGGAAGCAACCTGTAGTGGTGACCATGTCCTCCTGTCCAATCTCTATGCTGCAGTCGGAAGATGGAACGGTGTTGAAGACGTTCGGAGGACCATGCGAAGCAAGGGGATCGAGAAGATTCCTGGCTGCAGCTCGGTTGAGATGGATGGTTCCATCCATGAATTCATTTCAGGTGACAAGTCACATCCATCATATGATGACATTCATGCAAAGCTGATCGAGATTGGCGGAAGGATGCAACAGCACGGTTATGTCACAGAGACTGCAGAGGTGTTCTACGACATTGAAGATGAAGAGAAAGAGCAGGCACTCGGTTATCACAGTGAGAAACTTGCTATAGCATTTGGGCTCATTGGAGGACCTCCGGAGGCTACAATCAGAATCGTCAAAAATCTTCGCTTTTGTACGGACTGCCACAGCTTTGCCAAGTTGGTGTCCAAGATCTACCATCGAGAGATTGTGGTTCGTGATAGAGCAAGGTTCCATCATTTTAGAGGGGGAGCCTGTTCTTGCAATGATTTTTGGTAG
- the LOC100846888 gene encoding pre-rRNA-processing protein ESF2 — protein sequence MAETKEGEYYTEEDMGDEEEEEVQGPGSGGEEEEEGGGKKRKRPLDGFSKRGVCYLSRVPPHMNPSHVRQMFSKYGEVQRIYFVPESQGHRKHSNVRAKAYSEGWIEFAKKSVAKRVANLLNGEQIGGKKRSSFYYDIWNIKYLRKFKWDDLVGEIAEKTHIREQKLNLEITAAKKQRDHYLSNAEKSRTQKIIRERIRKKQKTEGKESNNVHESKIDRPIRQQTRPVEERGPKTKPKLSKNILAGVFGGPSS from the exons ATGGCGGAGACCAAGGAGGGAGAGTACTACACGGAGGAGGATATGggcgatgaggaggaggaggaggttcaAGGCCCGGGGagcggaggcgaggaggaggaagaagggggcgGCAAGAAGAGGAAGCGGCCGCTGGACGGCTTCAGCAAGCGCGGGGTGTGCTACCTCAGCCGCGTTCCTCCCCACATGAACCCGTCGCACGTCCGCCAGATGTTCTCCAAGTACGGCGAGGTGCAGAGGATCTACTTCGTCCCCGAAA GTCAAGGTCATCGCAAGCATAGTAATGTTCGAGCGAAGGCTTACTCTGAAGG GTGGATCGAGTTTGCAAAGAAAAGTGTTGCGAAGAGGGTGGCTAATCTGCTCAATGGTGAACAAATCG GCGGGAAGAAAAGATCTTCCTTCTATTATGACATTTGGAACATAAAATATCTCAGGAAGTTCAAATGGGATGATCTGGTTGGTGAAATAG CTGAGAAGACTCATATCAGGGAGCAGAAACTAAACTTGGAGATAACTGCTGCAAAGAAACAACGTGATCACTATCTCTCTAATGCTGAAAAGTCCCGTACACAAAAAATTATTCGAGAGCGCATTAGAAAG AAGCAGAAGACTGAAGGCAAAGAATCCAATAATGTTCACGAGTCAAAAATCGACCGTCCAATTCGTCAGCAGACTAGACCAGTTGAGGAGAGAGGTCCCAAAACAAAGCCAAAGCtctcaaaaaatattttagcCGGA GTATTCGGTGGTCCATCATCATGA
- the LOC100821079 gene encoding elongation factor 1-beta yields MAVSFSELHTVDGLKALEKHLTGKTYISREQISKDDVKVFAAVPSKPGAEFSNAARWYETVAAALGSRFPGKAAGVNLSVAGSSSAPAAEASKDAEDDDGLDLFGDETEDNKKAAERAAAKPAKKKESGKSSALMDIKPWDDETDMQILEEKVRGVHMEGLTWGASRLVAVGGIKKLQIMMTIVDDFVSVADLIEEVLCAEPINEYVQSCDIVAFHEI; encoded by the exons ATGGCCGTGTCGTTCTCCGAGCTCCACACCGTCGATGGGCTCAAGGCCCTCGAGAAGCACCTCACCGGCAAGACCTACATCTCCAG GGAGCAGATCAGCAAGGACGACGTCAAGGTGTTCGCGGCGGTGCCTTCGAAGCCGGGCGCAGAGTTCTCGAACGCTGCACGCTGGTACGAAACTGTCGCCGCGGCTCTTGGTTCAAG GTTCCCGGGCAAGGCTGCTGGAGTTAACCTGTCTGTAGCAGGTTCATCATCGGCCCCTGCTGCCGAGGCATCCAAG GATGCTGAGGATGATGATGGCTTGGATCTTTTCGGCGATGAGACCGAGGACAACAAGAAAGCAGCAGAGCGTGCAGCTGCCAAGCCtgccaagaaaaaagaaa GCGGAAAATCCTCTGCTTTGATGGACATCAAGCCATGGGACGATGAAACTGACATGCAGATTTTGGAGGAGAAAGTCCGTGGTGTTCACATGGAGGGTCTCACTTGGGGTGCAT CAAGGCTTGTTGCTGTTGGTGGCATCAAGAAGCTGCAGATCATGATGACGATTGTGGATGATTTTGTGTCGGTCGCCGACCTCATCGAGGAGGTCCTCTGCGCGGAGCCCATCAACGAGTATGTCCAGAGCTGTGACATTGTGGCCTTCCACGAGATCTAA
- the LOC112269781 gene encoding uncharacterized protein LOC112269781, producing the protein MSCRKELGQSSSGSKKKQKMKDATVFELDLGNLRGGYEVLLSEILETIKSEVDQMCARQPAFQRLPKRIFHKLYTPPEGVFLVRLVLNDEVITLLFRWSNLYFLGFHSKNIWYLLKDCESWEVPPRSQLFYDDIKSLGKSGNYHDIGGFNIMIGEGQFIHCFRPFAGVAEALRTGGGLKALISAPLSFPALVISEPLRFLPYREWIKT; encoded by the exons ATGTCTTGCCGTAAGGAGCTTGGCCAGTCCTCTTCTGGTAGTAAG aagaagcagaagatgaAAGATGCCACAGTGTTTGAACTCGATTTGGGAAATCTTAGGGGTGGCTATGAGGTGTTGCTGTCAGAGATACTCGAGACTATAAAGTCTGAAGTTGATCAAATGTGCGCAAGGCAACCTGCCTTCCAAAGGCTGCCTAAGAGAATCTTCCACAAGCTCTACACCCCCCCAGAGGGGGTGTTTTTAGTTCGGCTAGTACTAAATGATGAAGTGATTACGCTGCTGTTCAGATGGTCAAACCTGTATTTCTTGGGGTTCCACTCAAAAA ATATCTGGTATCTGCTTAAGGATTGTGAGAGCTGGGAAGTTCCCCCACGAAGCCAACTATTTTACGATGACATCAAGAGCCTTGGGAAGTCCGGAAACTACCATGATATTGGTGGATTCAACATTATGATTGGCGAGGGACAGTTTATCCACTGTTTTCGCCCGTTCGCTGGAGTTGCTGAAGCATTGAGAACCGGGGGTGGGCTAAAGGCTCTGATCTCTGCCCCCCTGTCCTTTCCAGCTCTTGTTATATCAGAACCGTTGCGTTTCCTGCCTTACAGGGAGTGGATCAAGACATAA